The Juglans regia cultivar Chandler chromosome 11, Walnut 2.0, whole genome shotgun sequence genome contains the following window.
aaacagaataaattctttcttctttgaaaaaaagaaaagaaaagaataggtatgttctgaaaattaaaaaagaaaaaaaaaaaagagcaaagaaAAGAATCATACCTCACACCGAAAGCAACGAGACCTGATCAACGATAACGGAGAGGTATACGGTCCACGTAACGGAACAGACAGTGATAAATGGTGACGACCAACGGAACCGTATACATGGAACAGGTATGTCGACACAACGCATAAAGGTAGTTCCTACGCAGCAAACACTGAGGAACGAAACACGTTACGGGTCCCATCCAACGTCGTCACAATCCAAACCAAACCCAGTCTTTGCTGCCAGTTTTAATCAGGTAATTAAACTCTGAATTAATCTCAGAATACGTATTAATTATGATTTAAGTCTACTAATTTCCTGGAGAAATATGGTGTCCAAAAATTCTCCTTCCATAGAAAATGATATGTACAAAAGTAATTTTCTCTTCAGTCCCGCTCCCAAAAAAAGTAGATGACCGACGACTTCCGAGTACCATACTCGCCCGTGTCGGCTCAGTACCGCTGCACACAGATTTCAACTCGCCCGAGTTGACTCGGCTCTATTTCTACAAGTGCCGCCTGATATTTGCACTCGATTCGTCCCGGTTACTGCGGCGTATTTCAGCTACCAAACTCGCCGCTGACGACTCTGTTGAGAATCTCCTGGATCGATTCCGGCTTCCTAGCCGGAATCCAAGACCAGAAAATTCAAAGTTGACCGAAAAACAAGAACCAACCTGTCCGACCacgaaaagaaacaaaactcaGAGATCTTCCACAAAACTCAGAGATCTTCCACAAAACTCAGAGATCTTCCGCCTTGGACATGATCGAGAGCCGGCTAGGCGCGGCCTGGAAAGCGGCTCTTCTCCTTAATTGATGCGAAGAGGGCCGGATCAGAGCGGTCAGCGCCCTCTTAACCCACTCTCCCTCCACGCCTCCGATCCTAACCAGCGAGTTCTTCATAGCCGATCTGCGCATGTTCAGCCGATTGGTGGGATACGAGCCCGCATGATGGCTTCCGCTACTGTTTGCCATGTTTTTGTGAAGACTACAGCGAAAAGAACCTGGATGCGTCGTCGGTGAACACATACACGTCTTCTTGGAGATCGACATGGGGTTGTGGTGGCTCTTGATGACCTGATTGCGGTTGGGGGAGATAGAGCGGTGGTCGATGGAGAAACGAACGGATGGGGAGAGGGAAGCGGTGGTAAAGAGGTTGACCCGGGTAGGAGAAGCTGATCGCTGATTGTGggagtggtggtggtggtgatagTGATGGCCGTGAGGGTCATGGTGGAAGAAAGCTGTAGATGGGGAAGAGAAACTCGAGCTCGTAGAGGATGCAAATGCTGAAGAGGACGAAGAAAAAGCAGAGTTTGATGTGTTGGGAGAATAAAATCTGCCGGAGGGTGAGAGCGACCGTAGAACCGGTCCGCTGGATCTGGTTCTTGACGATGAGGCCGCCATTGTTGATGAAGGGAGAGAAAGCGgaaggtagagagagagagagagagagagagagagagaggggggggggggaagagagactttttttttcagtaaattTCCTAGGGGGCCCTCAGGCCGGTTGGTTTGGCAAACCTAACGAGTCTCGAGGGCTGAATTTATAGATCCAGAATGATTGGACCATATTGTAATTAAGAAGGAAGGTTTCGGTGGTATGGGGTTTTCGAACGTTGGGTTGGTTAACTTAACCATGGTTTAACTGACTAGAGGCTGGGTAGGGATAATATGGTTTTGATTCTCTCGTCTAACGGCTGGAATGATGTGGACAGCGCAAGCCGACGAAAGTTGGAGGCCGTTTGTCTAACAGCTTTTCTGGACAGCTGCAACAGGCTGCCACGTATAAGGTTTTTAAGAATCTTCAGAGTTTGAAAGTACTATAATACCATTTACATATCTATAATTACGATATgccatttaattattattattttttaaatacttgcatattaatatttttttttttttgcatattaatattaaagaataaaGATGACGCGAGTTTTTCACCatcaaaatcttataaattgaattGACCGTTTACTTAAGTGTGCCAacagatattttattaaaaaaaaaaggtcgatAGATTTGGATGGAAATCAGTactttatataacattttacgTAATTATGCTTTAAAATAtgtaatgtttttattaaaaagaaatattctcaacgattactattcactacttcttattatatatcttataaaaaatactcatacaTCCTATAAAAGAAATACTATAAATAtgaagtataaaaataaataatgactaattcgtagaatttctcttttattaaacatctcataaaaagtaatattattttataaaattataagaatccATGTGGCATAATTATGAAAAGTGTTCTATGATTATCATCACACATGtgttaagatttgatttatattattcaaattttaaaatttatcttttaaatcaaattataaaatataaaaattttaagaaaaaagttaaaGTCACCGAATATGGgtcttgatattttttattttttttagttagtgattaagaaagtattttttaataatgttacgattttttttaaaaaagaatatttaagaatataaaaaataataaaaaattaaaatgtactCAGTCCGCCGGcctgaaaatatcatttttataattatttatttagttttttaatattagtaatattaatttgtatatttgtaaactttttataataatattttagattttgctaTGTTTAATCCATTAGGgtgagtttgaatgttgaagtgagttgagttgagttgagttgagttgagatgataaaatattgttagaatattattttttaatattattattattttaagatttaaaaaagttgagttgtttattatattttgtattgaaatttaaaaaaattgtaatgatgaattgagataagttgagagtattttatgatccaaatgcagcctaagTATCAGTATCACATCAGTCAATAcataattatttacttttttaaatttaaatatggcATGTGTTATACTTTTTACcctttatagtattttttataaatgttacaAGTAAGGGTTACgtcacaaatttatttttatttaattaacatgtgatttatcttttttatatttaaagatatatttaagcattaatataaaagataaatatcaCATGTTGATTAATTGGAGTTGTGtagtataaaaatttatgaattttattactatttgatAAGTTGATTAGATAGAGTTGGGTAGTGTAAGGCTTCCAAATTTgtcaatataaaatttatttatgggaACTTCTAAAACtgtttttaaagtttgaattttttttttcattttattttattttaaaatattattcaaatacaaatactttcaaattaattattacaaattttttaaattttcaaacaaaaaataaaaaataatttaagtttttcaattttttgaaaaatatatatattaaaaagttatattttaataatatttttattttataatatttttatttaattttttctatctcattttctaaaactcaataaataattaaatcaaactatctcatttctatttataaacaattttattactatttataaaattttcatttcatctggTTTGAAGGATCGCATCATGTTTCTTTTACGgccttaaaaatatttcaacagAAGAGATGTCTGTTCTGTTTCAGACTTGAAACAACGGGGAAAGTGCAAGTGAATGTCAAACTCGACTGCTAATTAAGCAGAGAAGCATGACCCTGCTACaccttttattttcacaaacttATGGGACCCTCTGGACCGGAGTGGCTGTTTTGTTAGACCAATTCGGCCAGTCAGAGAGTCTTCCAAATTTGCAATCGAAGATGCTCCAGATCCCATTCCCACTTTCGTGACCGTTTTAGATTGTTAATGTTGGGTTTTTACTTTTTGGTTCATTTAGGATGAATTTTCTTGTTCAAATTCTTAATTCTACAACAATACACGGTCCCCTCATAAAACGGCTTTAATGTTCGTGGAAAACAGCCGAATAAGTTCGTACACGCATGGGATTTACTCGGCCATAATTTCAGAtcccaattttttcttttctcgaaACAGTTCGTGTTGCCTTTAATTTTGGTAagattataattattaagaaaaatggtAATAATTTATTCGACAcatttcaattatttgtttttaataataataatagatgatcCGACCTCTTCTTGGTTTTAGTGTACCCTTTTTCAAATTGGAAACGGAAAAATTATaaccataattttatatttatatacatcatttaataatatgtaattttaaaataaaaaataaaaaaataaaattatatatttttaaataatatacaaaatataagatttattgtATAACAcgaatctttaaaaaatatttagtcaACAGGCCTAAGTTGctgcttttattttctttgtttttattttatttttatagtgcCCCAGTTGCAGTCGTACGCCTTGCATCGACGATATAATCAACCTTCATAAGTGATATAGGAtttatatactaaaatatagGGTAAGTAGAAGGATGACAGCTGTGAGAGTGACCAAATAAAGTGGATTATAATTACTTTGTTCTTTTTGAACAGACtaatcaatttattattttgtttggaaatgatAATAATTCTTTATCCTCGACCTTATCTTTTGTATACGCAAGCCCTTAAATTTATTCTGTGTTCTTTTTGAGCTTCGATGAGTGAACCAGAATCCTGAAATTAAACAGCCCTttgcattataattttttttttttttttttccaaatttagtTCTAATCGCGAGAGAAGCTTAAACGGCAGGCGCTTATCTTGTTTCGGCATCAGCAATGTTGGATAATTCTTGAAGCGATAAAAATAATGTcgtttgatgattttatttcatgtCAGTTACTAAGGCATTGACTGCTAAATTATTTGCGAAGGTTGTTTTcagtatgaattttttaaaggtttttatatactttttattggACGCGACGCTCAAGGCCTGCTTATGAAGCCCTTCCGAAACTTTAATCCGAGGTTTTTGTTGCGATTTTGGTCCAAGGtattttatgatgaatttaGAATTCAATTATTACTGATAAGT
Protein-coding sequences here:
- the LOC108992212 gene encoding putative protein TPRXL, whose translation is MAASSSRTRSSGPVLRSLSPSGRFYSPNTSNSAFSSSSSAFASSTSSSFSSPSTAFFHHDPHGHHYHHHHHSHNQRSASPTRVNLFTTASLSPSVRFSIDHRSISPNRNQVIKSHHNPMSISKKTCMCSPTTHPGSFRCSLHKNMANSSGSHHAGSYPTNRLNMRRSAMKNSLVRIGGVEGEWVKRALTALIRPSSHQLRRRAAFQAAPSRLSIMSKAEDL